One segment of Cervus canadensis isolate Bull #8, Minnesota chromosome 32, ASM1932006v1, whole genome shotgun sequence DNA contains the following:
- the RPS15A gene encoding 40S ribosomal protein S15a translates to MVRMNVLADALKSINNAEKRGKRQVLIRPCSKVIVRFLTVMMKHGYIGEFEIIDDHRAGKIVVNLTGRLNKCGVISPRFDVQLKDLEKWQNNLLPSRQFGFIVLTTSAGIMDHEEARRKHTGGKILGFFF, encoded by the exons ATGGTGCGCATGAATGTCCTGGCTGATGCTCTCAAGAGTATCAACAACGCCGAAAAGAGAGGCAAACGCCAGGTGCTTATTCGGCCGTGCTCCAAGGTCATCGTCAGGTTTCTAACAGTGATGATGAAGCATG GTTACATTGGCGAATTTGAAATCATTGATGATCACAGGGCTGGGAAAATTGTTGTGAACCTCACAGGCAGGCTAAATAAG TGTGGAGTGATCAGTCCCAGATTTGATGTGCAACTcaaagatctagaaaaatggcagaatAACCTGCTCCCATCCCGTCAGTTTGG TTTCATTGTACTGACAACCTCAGCTGGCATCATGGACCATGAAGAAGCAAGACGAAAACATACAGGAGGGAAAATCCTTGGATTCTTTTTCTAG